A window of Amycolatopsis australiensis contains these coding sequences:
- a CDS encoding sensor histidine kinase, with protein MNIVGRFTPGADHPGIGLSGVIRDPRARFAAMLVGLGVSIWINVATFPADPGVVAPVALAVAVLAWIVLIAGARGARVAAVVAVMCAAGAVIAVTDANGLIFTGVAASTAAVAFDPLAALLLSTAAPVAYCLAAIPHGLFPGRLLATAAVALGGLVAGASRREIDQRARDRTLVATERRRTELARAEAELAAERNRLGRELHDVLAHTLGALSIQLTAIDTLARNDAPREKLITQIELGHELVSTGLDEASQAVRALRGESAPLAAQLERLCELHQAALELDGGQQELDADTTLTLYRLIQEALTNAAKHAPGTRVSVRVGFGPRDVAVQVGNARPAPGPNTPPAPRASGGGFGLQGMRERVGQAGGDLRAGPTPNGGWQVTARIPYQQANPGHRSDGSDR; from the coding sequence ATGAATATCGTCGGCAGATTCACCCCGGGCGCGGATCATCCCGGGATCGGGCTGAGCGGCGTGATCCGCGACCCGCGGGCGCGGTTCGCGGCCATGCTGGTGGGGCTGGGCGTGTCGATCTGGATCAACGTTGCCACGTTCCCCGCCGACCCCGGAGTCGTGGCGCCCGTCGCCCTGGCCGTCGCCGTGCTTGCCTGGATCGTCCTGATCGCCGGCGCGCGAGGTGCGCGTGTGGCCGCGGTCGTCGCGGTGATGTGCGCGGCCGGGGCGGTGATCGCCGTCACCGATGCCAACGGGCTGATCTTCACCGGCGTTGCGGCGAGCACAGCCGCCGTCGCATTCGATCCGCTCGCAGCCCTCCTGCTGTCCACCGCCGCTCCCGTCGCCTACTGCCTCGCAGCGATACCTCATGGGCTGTTTCCCGGGCGCCTGCTGGCCACCGCCGCCGTGGCCCTGGGCGGGCTGGTGGCCGGTGCGAGCCGACGCGAGATCGACCAGCGAGCCCGTGACCGCACACTGGTCGCCACCGAACGCCGGCGTACCGAGCTCGCTCGGGCCGAGGCGGAACTCGCCGCTGAACGCAACCGTCTCGGCCGCGAACTGCACGACGTGCTCGCCCATACTCTCGGCGCCTTGTCGATCCAGCTCACCGCGATCGACACTCTCGCCCGCAACGACGCGCCACGCGAGAAGCTCATCACCCAGATCGAGCTCGGTCACGAGCTGGTCAGTACGGGCCTGGACGAGGCAAGCCAGGCCGTCCGCGCGCTGCGCGGCGAGAGCGCACCGCTGGCCGCGCAGCTCGAACGGCTCTGCGAACTCCATCAGGCAGCGCTCGAGCTGGATGGTGGCCAGCAGGAGCTCGATGCCGACACCACGCTCACGCTCTACCGGCTCATCCAGGAGGCACTGACCAATGCCGCCAAACACGCACCGGGCACGCGCGTGAGCGTGCGGGTTGGCTTCGGTCCGCGGGACGTGGCCGTACAGGTCGGCAATGCGAGACCCGCCCCGGGCCCGAACACACCCCCGGCGCCGCGCGCGAGCGGCGGCGGATTCGGGCTCCAGGGCATGCGGGAACGCGTCGGGCAGGCGGGTGGCGATCTCCGAGCGGGCCCTACGCCCAACGGCGGATGGCAGGTCACCGCACGCATCCCCTACCAGCAGGCCAACCCGGGCCACCGCAGCGACGGGAGTGACCGATGA
- a CDS encoding response regulator has protein sequence MSPTPTAVIIADDHRVVREGLATILSAVDGVHVAGMAADGAQAVELAVEHEADVVLMDLHMPGTDGVEATRRLKTERPATAVVVLTTYTDDDSILAALEAGATGYLTKNASAADIHRAIKAAASGHTMLDPLAAARLIHASRRNDPGHARKDATLPDGLTEREGQVLGLIAQGLSNAEIAARLYLSRSTVKTHINQIFTKTGSRDRPQAIVYAHRHGIHTEEDPAQRNR, from the coding sequence ATGAGCCCCACCCCGACCGCCGTGATCATCGCTGACGACCACCGGGTCGTGCGCGAGGGCCTGGCCACCATTCTCAGCGCCGTCGACGGGGTGCACGTCGCCGGGATGGCCGCGGACGGCGCGCAGGCCGTCGAGCTCGCCGTCGAGCACGAGGCCGACGTGGTCTTGATGGACCTTCACATGCCCGGCACTGACGGCGTCGAGGCCACACGCCGGCTGAAGACCGAGCGGCCGGCCACGGCCGTCGTGGTCCTCACCACCTACACCGACGACGACTCCATCCTCGCCGCACTCGAGGCAGGCGCCACCGGTTACCTGACGAAGAACGCCTCCGCCGCGGACATCCACCGCGCCATCAAGGCCGCCGCCTCCGGCCACACCATGCTGGACCCGCTCGCCGCCGCCCGACTGATCCACGCAAGCCGCCGCAACGACCCAGGCCACGCCAGGAAGGACGCCACCCTCCCCGACGGCCTCACCGAACGCGAGGGCCAAGTGCTCGGCTTGATCGCGCAGGGACTGTCCAACGCGGAGATCGCCGCCAGGCTGTACCTGAGTCGCTCCACGGTAAAGACTCACATCAATCAGATCTTCACCAAGACCGGCAGCCGCGACCGCCCGCAGGCCATCGTGTACGCGCACCGGCATGGGATCCACACCGAGGAGGACCCAGCCCAGCGGAACAGGTGA